One window of the Gammaproteobacteria bacterium genome contains the following:
- a CDS encoding prolyl oligopeptidase family serine peptidase — protein MRRLIALTCALLALPAAAFAGDLVPVSDFFRPYAFNDARQSPDGRLAAAVNRTDAAHQYVSVIDLATGARSEVVGAAGAEEHFDELQWVSDDTAVFTDHLGKGSHMVAVQWRGQDGKPRITPWPEGVTFADPQQMDDRSMLVGYGDSLYEVDINGDPRQLEQQENRRVKLPGGTVKYLQSGNGRYRIAVTQHADGGHSYWWKAPVSDWIEFKRAGKDETFNPVTLADDGRTLTVVSDLDRDTRALFLYDVAGGGFTRTLLADPERDVTYFRFDWSTRSVTAAGWDAGGSPHYEVLDPAARDAMPALAATFPGMNVAPVNLSRDRKHMLLFVNSDRDPGGYYAFDLSTGKAGLLGKLMPWLDAARFTPVQASVLHTDDGLALDYFLAVPAQGTGPFPLVVVPHGGPIGVFDTHGFDSETQLLASRGYAVLKVNYRGSGGSGGRLREAGKHQWGRKIEDDIEATVHAALKDPRLDAERVCIVGASYGGYSALMSVIRDPALFKCAASYAGVTDLTLMYANTRVQFDRNALDALADVIGDPAKDAETLRALSPAYLAQKITRPVLIAQGLEDTRVDPEHAYRMKVMLDHYRKPYEFYTYQGEGHGFAGAVDEVDFYTKLLAFLGRQIGPAPVLAQAP, from the coding sequence GTGAGGCGCCTCATCGCGCTCACCTGTGCGCTGCTGGCCCTGCCGGCGGCTGCCTTCGCCGGGGACTTGGTGCCGGTATCGGACTTCTTCCGGCCCTATGCCTTCAACGATGCGCGCCAGAGCCCCGATGGCAGGCTTGCCGCCGCCGTGAACCGCACTGACGCCGCGCACCAGTACGTCTCGGTCATCGATCTCGCCACCGGCGCCCGCAGCGAGGTGGTGGGGGCCGCCGGCGCGGAGGAGCACTTCGACGAACTGCAATGGGTCTCTGATGACACCGCCGTGTTCACCGATCATCTGGGCAAGGGATCGCACATGGTGGCGGTGCAATGGCGGGGGCAGGACGGCAAGCCGCGGATCACCCCCTGGCCCGAGGGCGTGACGTTCGCGGACCCGCAGCAGATGGATGACCGCAGCATGCTGGTGGGCTACGGCGATTCCCTCTACGAAGTGGACATCAACGGCGATCCGCGCCAGCTCGAGCAGCAGGAGAACCGGCGCGTGAAGCTGCCGGGCGGCACCGTGAAGTACCTGCAGAGCGGCAACGGGCGCTACCGCATCGCCGTGACCCAGCACGCGGATGGCGGCCACAGCTACTGGTGGAAGGCGCCGGTCAGCGACTGGATCGAGTTCAAGCGCGCGGGCAAGGATGAGACGTTCAACCCGGTGACGCTGGCGGATGACGGCCGCACCCTCACTGTGGTGAGCGACCTCGATCGCGACACCCGCGCGTTGTTCCTGTATGACGTGGCGGGTGGCGGCTTCACCCGCACGCTGCTCGCGGACCCGGAGCGGGACGTCACCTACTTCCGCTTCGACTGGTCCACCCGCAGCGTGACCGCTGCGGGCTGGGACGCGGGCGGCAGCCCGCACTACGAGGTGCTGGATCCGGCGGCGCGGGACGCGATGCCGGCGCTGGCCGCGACTTTCCCAGGGATGAACGTGGCGCCGGTGAACCTGAGCCGGGACCGCAAGCACATGCTGCTGTTCGTGAACAGCGACCGGGATCCGGGCGGCTACTACGCGTTCGATCTCAGCACCGGCAAGGCCGGGCTCCTGGGCAAGCTCATGCCCTGGCTCGATGCCGCGCGGTTCACGCCGGTGCAAGCGAGCGTGCTGCACACGGACGACGGGCTGGCGCTGGATTATTTCCTGGCGGTGCCCGCCCAGGGCACGGGTCCGTTTCCCCTGGTGGTGGTGCCCCATGGCGGGCCCATCGGCGTCTTCGACACCCACGGCTTCGACAGCGAGACGCAGCTGCTCGCGAGCCGTGGCTACGCGGTGCTGAAGGTCAACTACCGGGGCAGCGGCGGGAGCGGCGGCAGACTGCGGGAAGCGGGCAAGCACCAGTGGGGCCGCAAGATCGAGGACGACATCGAGGCCACGGTGCATGCGGCATTGAAGGATCCGCGCCTGGATGCGGAGCGGGTGTGCATCGTCGGCGCGAGCTACGGCGGCTACTCGGCGCTGATGAGCGTGATCCGGGATCCGGCCCTGTTCAAGTGCGCCGCGAGCTACGCGGGCGTCACCGACCTCACGCTCATGTACGCCAACACTCGGGTGCAGTTCGACCGCAACGCCCTGGACGCCCTGGCGGACGTGATCGGCGACCCGGCCAAGGATGCCGAGACCCTGCGGGCCCTGTCACCGGCCTACCTTGCCCAGAAGATCACGCGCCCCGTGTTGATCGCCCAGGGTCTGGAGGACACGCGGGTGGATCCGGAGCATGCCTACCGCATGAAAGTGATGCTGGATCACTACCGCAAGCCCTACGAGTTCTACACCTACCAGGGCGAGGGCCACGGCTTCGCGGGGGCGGTGGATGAAGTGGATTTCTACACCAAGCTCCTGGCCTTCCTGGGCCGCCAGATCGGGCCCGCGCCGGTGCTGGCCCAGGCACCCTGA
- the dcp gene encoding peptidyl-dipeptidase Dcp translates to MFKSLSLSFVGVAMIAAATSTALADGAKPAAAPAPASFTADNPFAKPSPLPMQAPQFDKIKDSDYQPAIEEGIRQQRAEVDAIANNTAAPTFENTIAALEKSGQLLTRVGLVFSAVTGANTNDELQKVQEEEAPKFQAAQDYITLNSKLFSRIETLYKERAKLKLDPEQNHLLEYYYQEAVLAGARLNDADKEKLKKLNSELAGLTNKFQDQLLAGTKAGALVVDDKAQLAGLSDQQIAAAAKAAESRKLTGKWVIPLQNTTQQPSLQFLTDRATRQKLFEASWLRTEHNDANDTRPTLLRIDAIRAEQAKLMGYPNYATWKLQDQMAKTPAAVDNLFGKLVPAVTAKARDEAKEIQGVIDQEKGGFKLQPWDWNFYAEKVRKAKYDLDDAQVRPYFELNKVLQDGVFYAANQLYGLTFKERHDLPVWHPDVRVFTVYDKDGSEMGLFYCDYYKRDNKSGGAWMSNLVVQSKVLGQKPVIFNVANFTKPAEGQPALLSWDDVTTMFHEFGHGLHGLFASQEYPTLSGANTARDWVEFPSQFNEHWASDPKVFAHFAVHYQTGKPMPADLVAKIKKAATFNQGYDLTEVLAASELDMNWHELAPGGVPKDVDQFENDQLGKDGLLMKEVPTRYRSSYFLHIWSNGYAAGYYAYTWTRMLADDSFAWFEKNGGLSRKNGDRFREMILSRGNTEDYGTMFRAFNGHDPDIGPYLKDHGIDSK, encoded by the coding sequence ATGTTCAAGAGCCTGAGCCTCAGCTTCGTCGGCGTGGCGATGATCGCCGCGGCGACCTCCACGGCCCTGGCGGACGGCGCCAAGCCCGCCGCTGCCCCGGCCCCCGCATCCTTCACCGCGGACAACCCGTTCGCGAAGCCGAGCCCGCTGCCGATGCAGGCACCGCAGTTCGACAAGATCAAGGACAGCGACTACCAGCCCGCCATCGAGGAAGGCATCAGGCAGCAGCGCGCCGAAGTGGACGCTATCGCCAACAACACCGCGGCACCCACCTTCGAGAACACCATCGCCGCCCTGGAGAAGAGCGGCCAGCTGCTGACCCGCGTGGGTCTCGTGTTCAGCGCCGTCACCGGCGCTAACACCAACGATGAGCTGCAGAAGGTCCAGGAAGAGGAGGCCCCCAAGTTCCAGGCGGCCCAGGACTACATCACCCTGAACTCCAAGCTGTTCTCCCGCATCGAGACCCTCTACAAAGAGCGCGCCAAGCTCAAGCTGGACCCGGAACAGAACCACCTGCTGGAGTACTACTATCAGGAGGCCGTGCTGGCCGGCGCCAGGTTGAACGACGCTGACAAGGAAAAGCTGAAGAAGCTCAACTCGGAACTGGCCGGGCTCACCAACAAGTTCCAGGACCAGCTCCTGGCCGGCACCAAGGCCGGCGCGCTGGTGGTGGACGACAAGGCCCAGCTCGCGGGCCTGAGCGACCAGCAGATCGCCGCCGCCGCCAAGGCCGCCGAGTCGCGCAAGCTCACCGGCAAGTGGGTGATTCCGCTGCAGAACACCACCCAGCAGCCCTCGCTGCAGTTCCTCACCGACCGCGCCACCCGCCAGAAGCTGTTCGAGGCCTCCTGGCTGCGCACCGAGCACAACGACGCGAACGACACCCGTCCCACCCTGCTGCGCATCGACGCGATCCGCGCCGAGCAGGCCAAGCTGATGGGCTACCCCAACTACGCCACCTGGAAGCTGCAGGACCAGATGGCCAAGACCCCCGCCGCCGTGGACAACCTGTTCGGCAAGCTGGTGCCGGCGGTGACCGCCAAGGCCCGTGACGAAGCCAAGGAGATCCAGGGCGTGATCGACCAGGAGAAGGGCGGCTTCAAGCTGCAGCCCTGGGACTGGAACTTCTATGCCGAGAAGGTGCGCAAGGCCAAGTACGACCTGGATGATGCCCAGGTGCGTCCGTACTTCGAACTGAACAAGGTGCTGCAGGACGGCGTGTTCTATGCCGCCAACCAGCTCTATGGCCTGACCTTCAAGGAACGCCACGACCTGCCGGTCTGGCATCCGGACGTGCGCGTGTTTACGGTGTACGACAAGGACGGCTCGGAGATGGGCCTGTTCTATTGCGACTACTACAAGCGTGACAACAAGTCCGGCGGCGCCTGGATGAGCAACCTGGTGGTGCAATCCAAGGTGCTCGGCCAGAAGCCGGTGATCTTCAACGTCGCCAACTTCACCAAGCCCGCCGAAGGCCAGCCGGCGCTGCTCTCGTGGGACGACGTGACCACCATGTTCCACGAGTTCGGCCACGGCCTGCACGGCCTGTTCGCCAGCCAGGAGTATCCGACGCTGTCCGGCGCCAACACCGCCCGCGACTGGGTCGAGTTCCCCTCGCAGTTCAACGAGCACTGGGCTTCGGACCCGAAGGTGTTCGCGCACTTCGCGGTGCACTACCAGACCGGCAAGCCCATGCCCGCCGACCTCGTGGCCAAGATCAAGAAGGCCGCCACCTTCAACCAGGGCTACGACCTGACGGAGGTGCTGGCCGCTTCCGAGCTGGACATGAACTGGCATGAGCTCGCCCCGGGCGGCGTGCCGAAGGATGTGGACCAGTTCGAGAACGACCAGCTCGGCAAGGACGGCCTGCTCATGAAGGAAGTGCCGACCCGCTACCGCTCGAGCTACTTCCTGCATATCTGGAGCAACGGCTACGCGGCGGGCTACTACGCTTATACCTGGACCCGCATGCTGGCTGACGATTCGTTCGCCTGGTTCGAGAAGAACGGCGGCCTGAGCCGCAAGAACGGTGACCGCTTCCGCGAGATGATCCTGTCGCGCGGCAATACCGAGGACTACGGCACCATGTTCCGGGCCTTCAACGGCCATGATCCGGACATCGGCCCGTATCTCAAGGACCATGGCATAGACAGCAAGTAA
- a CDS encoding patatin-like phospholipase family protein, which translates to MPSDSKYGQFRNLVFEGGGVKGIAYAGAIQALEEAGILPNIVRVAGTSAGAITAVLLALGAGSKDVAAIVGGTDFHQFMDAGFPLSAPLRLVRDYGWYKGDAFADWIKAIIKRYAKDEGLTFAGLRKLRAQGGNSLRELYMVGTDLCTQQPLVFSAEDTPDVPIWSATRTSMSIPLFFQAVRVGKDVRVDGGVSWNYPLDLFDDRKYLDDKRAGVKPDYPTVYDADQVYNKETLGFRVDTSDEIAAEKASWKLPPADINDVADYIKALVGFMTDIANKAHLHENDWHRTVFIDAAGVSATDFGLSQAEVRTLVANGLKGARDYLAWFADPKPAVKPRNLKAPAEPKARGRVS; encoded by the coding sequence ATGCCAAGCGACAGCAAGTACGGCCAGTTCCGTAACCTCGTGTTCGAGGGCGGCGGCGTCAAGGGCATCGCCTATGCCGGCGCGATCCAGGCGCTGGAGGAGGCAGGCATCCTGCCGAACATCGTGCGGGTGGCCGGCACCTCGGCAGGCGCCATCACCGCCGTGTTGCTCGCGTTGGGCGCCGGCAGCAAGGACGTGGCGGCCATCGTGGGCGGTACGGACTTCCATCAGTTCATGGATGCAGGCTTCCCCCTGAGTGCGCCGCTGCGCCTGGTGAGGGACTATGGCTGGTACAAGGGCGACGCGTTCGCCGATTGGATCAAGGCCATCATCAAGCGTTATGCGAAGGACGAGGGACTGACCTTCGCGGGGCTGCGCAAGCTGCGGGCCCAGGGCGGCAACAGCTTGCGCGAGCTCTACATGGTGGGCACCGACCTCTGCACCCAGCAGCCGCTGGTGTTCTCGGCGGAGGACACGCCGGACGTGCCGATCTGGTCCGCCACGCGCACCTCCATGAGCATCCCCCTGTTCTTCCAGGCGGTGCGTGTGGGCAAGGACGTGCGGGTGGACGGCGGCGTGAGCTGGAATTACCCGTTGGACCTCTTCGACGACAGGAAGTACCTGGACGACAAGCGCGCCGGCGTGAAGCCGGACTACCCCACGGTCTACGACGCGGACCAGGTCTACAACAAGGAGACGCTGGGGTTCCGGGTGGACACCTCCGACGAGATCGCGGCGGAGAAGGCGAGCTGGAAGTTGCCGCCGGCGGACATCAACGACGTGGCGGACTACATCAAGGCGCTGGTGGGATTCATGACCGACATCGCCAACAAGGCGCACCTGCACGAGAACGACTGGCACCGCACGGTGTTCATCGACGCGGCCGGGGTGAGCGCCACCGACTTCGGCCTGAGCCAGGCTGAGGTCCGCACGCTCGTGGCGAACGGCCTCAAGGGTGCCCGGGACTATCTCGCCTGGTTCGCCGATCCCAAGCCGGCGGTGAAGCCCAGGAACCTGAAGGCCCCGGCGGAACCTAAGGCCCGGGGCCGGGTCTCTTAG
- a CDS encoding EAL domain-containing protein — protein MKKKRVTQTARGAKRRRPVKDTVARIAALEAELAKLRAGAGAKGRARLTSVKVPEQFETPFLRAQEYVTRYFSNRVEQPDTATISIAGERYVLLRAASLSVEFVEMVTKLYQDKGKEEARSVANNLLFDLAHALGKADARSFQQKMAVSDPIDNLSAGPIHFAFSGWAFVDISPESRPSPDEDYFLLYDHPFSFESHSWLAKNRRSDAPVCVMNAGYSSGWCEESFGLPLVAVEIECLAAGGEQCRFIMAPPSRIEEHLKRHARQHAAATGVARAPAPVPEFFQRKRLEEELRQANDRLERRVQERTRELEQATGQLRLLGSAVENAAEGFVIMQQAEEGEPRITFVNRGFTQITGHTEADAVGATMRSLCVAEDEATVEALCDCMRRGLPYEAEFAALRKDGSRFALEAHVMPADHGEVGKYWIAILRDVSDRKAHLDALRHQALHDDLTGLPNRVLLHDRIEQGILAMRRQGRPFALLFLDLDGFKEINDTFGHYTGDVLLAKVGARLRANLRSTDTIARLGGDEFAVLLERLGGPEDAPRLGAQLLEALELPFLIEGQQLVVGASIGIVQCPDHGSDAITLMRRADVAMYAAKASRAGIMTYDSQQDSHSPARIQLANELRSSIDDRHMRLHYQPEIAVADGKPVRVEALLRWQHQDGRLLLPDEFLPLAESGDLMDKISRWVLAAAIRDCREWHDAGLDVGVSVNLSPGNLRDQKLPDFIAEMLAQNGLAPAQLTIEITEKGILGDAVLAAGVFQRMRAIGVGLSIDDFGTGYSSLVHLKHLPFTELKVDRLFTTEMLVNEHDSAIVRSTIDLGHELGRSIVAEGVESREVLERLRSYRCDFAQGYFISPPLEKAALREWLLDPPAFALRHPS, from the coding sequence ATGAAGAAGAAGCGCGTGACCCAGACCGCGCGTGGCGCCAAGCGCCGCCGCCCGGTCAAGGACACAGTGGCTCGCATCGCGGCGCTGGAGGCGGAGCTGGCGAAGCTCCGGGCCGGCGCGGGCGCGAAGGGGCGCGCCAGGCTCACCAGCGTCAAGGTCCCCGAACAGTTCGAGACGCCGTTCCTGCGCGCGCAGGAGTACGTGACGCGCTACTTCTCCAACCGCGTCGAGCAGCCCGACACCGCCACCATCTCCATCGCCGGCGAGCGCTACGTGCTGCTGCGCGCGGCCTCGCTCTCGGTCGAGTTCGTGGAGATGGTCACCAAGCTCTATCAGGACAAGGGGAAGGAGGAGGCGCGCAGCGTCGCCAACAACCTGCTGTTCGACCTGGCGCACGCGCTCGGCAAGGCCGACGCCCGCAGTTTCCAGCAGAAGATGGCGGTGAGCGACCCGATCGACAACCTCTCGGCGGGACCCATCCACTTCGCGTTCTCGGGCTGGGCGTTCGTGGATATCTCGCCCGAGTCGCGTCCCTCGCCGGACGAGGACTATTTCCTCCTCTACGACCACCCGTTTTCGTTCGAGTCGCACTCCTGGCTGGCCAAGAACCGGCGCAGCGACGCGCCGGTGTGCGTGATGAACGCCGGCTACTCCTCCGGCTGGTGCGAGGAGAGCTTCGGGCTGCCGCTGGTGGCGGTGGAGATCGAGTGCCTGGCCGCAGGCGGCGAGCAGTGCCGATTCATCATGGCGCCGCCCTCGCGCATCGAGGAGCACCTCAAGCGCCACGCGCGCCAGCATGCCGCTGCCACCGGCGTCGCGCGCGCGCCGGCCCCGGTGCCGGAGTTCTTCCAACGTAAGCGCCTGGAGGAGGAACTCAGGCAGGCCAACGACCGCCTCGAGCGGCGCGTGCAGGAGCGTACCCGCGAACTGGAGCAGGCCACCGGCCAACTGAGGCTCCTGGGCTCGGCGGTGGAGAACGCGGCCGAGGGTTTCGTGATCATGCAGCAGGCCGAGGAAGGCGAGCCGCGCATCACGTTCGTGAACCGCGGTTTCACCCAGATCACCGGGCACACGGAGGCGGACGCGGTCGGCGCGACCATGCGCAGCCTCTGCGTGGCGGAAGATGAGGCCACGGTGGAGGCCCTCTGCGACTGCATGCGGCGCGGGCTGCCGTACGAGGCGGAGTTCGCGGCGCTGCGCAAGGATGGCTCGCGCTTCGCGCTGGAGGCGCACGTGATGCCCGCGGACCACGGCGAGGTCGGGAAGTACTGGATCGCGATCCTGCGCGACGTGAGCGACCGCAAGGCGCACCTGGACGCGCTGCGCCACCAGGCGCTGCACGACGACCTCACCGGCCTGCCGAACCGGGTGCTGCTGCACGACCGCATCGAGCAGGGGATCCTCGCCATGCGGCGCCAGGGCCGGCCGTTCGCGCTGCTGTTCCTGGACCTGGACGGGTTCAAGGAGATCAACGATACCTTCGGCCACTACACCGGCGACGTGCTGCTGGCTAAAGTGGGGGCGCGCCTGCGGGCCAACCTGCGCTCCACCGATACCATCGCGCGCCTGGGCGGCGATGAGTTCGCGGTGCTGCTGGAACGCCTCGGCGGGCCCGAGGATGCGCCGCGTCTCGGGGCGCAACTGCTGGAAGCACTGGAACTGCCGTTCCTGATCGAAGGCCAGCAGCTGGTGGTGGGTGCCAGCATCGGCATCGTGCAGTGCCCCGACCACGGCAGCGATGCCATCACGCTGATGCGGCGCGCGGACGTGGCCATGTATGCGGCCAAGGCCAGCCGCGCCGGCATCATGACCTACGACTCGCAGCAGGATTCCCACTCGCCGGCGCGCATCCAGCTCGCCAACGAGCTGCGCTCCAGCATCGACGACCGCCACATGCGGCTGCACTATCAGCCGGAGATCGCGGTGGCGGACGGCAAGCCGGTGCGGGTGGAGGCGCTCCTGCGCTGGCAGCACCAGGACGGGCGGCTCCTGCTGCCGGACGAATTCCTGCCGCTGGCCGAGAGCGGCGATCTCATGGACAAGATCTCGCGCTGGGTGCTGGCCGCGGCGATCCGCGATTGTCGCGAGTGGCACGACGCGGGCCTGGACGTGGGCGTGTCGGTGAACCTCTCGCCGGGGAACCTCAGGGACCAGAAGCTGCCGGACTTCATCGCCGAGATGCTGGCGCAGAACGGCCTGGCGCCGGCGCAACTCACCATCGAGATCACCGAGAAGGGCATCCTGGGTGACGCGGTGCTGGCGGCCGGGGTGTTCCAGCGGATGCGCGCCATCGGCGTGGGGCTTTCCATCGACGACTTCGGCACCGGCTATTCCTCGCTGGTGCACCTGAAGCACCTGCCGTTCACCGAGCTCAAGGTGGACCGGCTGTTCACCACCGAGATGCTGGTGAACGAGCATGACTCGGCCATCGTGCGCTCCACCATCGACCTCGGCCACGAACTCGGCCGCTCCATCGTGGCGGAAGGGGTGGAGAGCCGCGAGGTGCTGGAGCGCCTGCGCAGCTACCGTTGCGACTTCGCCCAGGGCTACTTCATCAGCCCGCCGTTGGAGAAGGCGGCGCTGCGGGAGTGGCTGCTGGACCCGCCGGCCTTCGCCCTGCGCCATCCGTCTTAG
- a CDS encoding GGDEF domain-containing protein — protein MGKFWRDFWKRPDAAMLLAGGEGERQVALVRVVVVALLLITPVWRLIENPSNPENIWGFVVTVLAMIFGLAVLAYLRFRSYQPWLGFLTSIFDGSLVTLALMLFVIVGNPLDGVNDKITYEVYFLVLAAMSLRQDRRICILVGGFVVLQYGALVGYVATHYDVAALYRQSSYNGAFSGADQWTRVILMASAVFISYAYVVRSQRLVNRAIRDPMTGLLNRGYFDTLFGYEIERARRYQQRFAVVVVDADHFKQINDSHGHAAGDAVLKVLARTLQDSLRESDVVVRFGGEEFVLLLHDTGAEAAFAKAEAMRLAVARLVVGPPEHPISFTLSAGVAVYPDDGTLAHVLLSRADQRLLQAKHGGRNQVVGRSPAPDAEAASA, from the coding sequence ATGGGCAAGTTCTGGCGTGATTTCTGGAAGCGTCCCGACGCCGCCATGCTGCTGGCCGGCGGCGAGGGCGAACGCCAAGTGGCGCTGGTGCGCGTGGTGGTGGTGGCCCTGCTGCTCATCACCCCGGTCTGGCGCCTGATCGAGAACCCTTCCAACCCGGAGAACATCTGGGGCTTCGTGGTCACGGTGCTGGCCATGATCTTCGGCCTCGCGGTACTGGCTTACCTGCGCTTTCGCTCCTACCAGCCCTGGCTGGGCTTCCTGACCTCCATCTTCGACGGCTCGCTGGTGACCCTGGCGCTCATGCTGTTCGTGATCGTGGGCAACCCTCTGGACGGGGTGAACGACAAGATCACCTATGAAGTGTACTTCCTGGTGCTGGCGGCCATGAGCCTGCGCCAGGACCGGCGCATCTGCATCCTGGTGGGCGGCTTCGTGGTGCTGCAGTACGGCGCACTGGTGGGGTACGTCGCGACCCACTACGACGTGGCGGCCCTGTACCGGCAGAGCAGCTACAATGGCGCCTTCAGCGGCGCCGACCAGTGGACGCGCGTGATCCTGATGGCCTCGGCGGTGTTCATCAGCTACGCCTACGTGGTGCGCTCGCAGCGCCTGGTGAACCGCGCCATCCGCGACCCCATGACCGGCCTGCTCAACCGCGGCTACTTCGACACGCTGTTCGGCTACGAGATCGAACGCGCGCGGCGCTACCAGCAGCGCTTCGCGGTGGTGGTGGTGGACGCGGACCACTTCAAGCAGATCAACGACAGTCACGGCCACGCGGCCGGCGACGCGGTGCTGAAGGTGCTGGCGCGCACGCTGCAGGACAGCCTGCGGGAGAGCGACGTGGTGGTGCGCTTCGGCGGCGAGGAGTTCGTGCTGCTGCTGCACGACACCGGCGCCGAGGCGGCGTTCGCCAAGGCCGAGGCCATGCGCCTCGCGGTGGCGCGGCTCGTGGTGGGACCGCCTGAGCACCCCATCTCGTTCACCCTGAGCGCCGGCGTCGCGGTATATCCGGACGACGGTACCCTGGCGCACGTGCTGCTGTCGCGCGCGGACCAGCGGCTGCTGCAGGCCAAGCACGGCGGCCGCAACCAGGTGGTGGGCCGCAGCCCCGCGCCGGATGCGGAGGCCGCCAGCGCCTGA